A single genomic interval of Pelagerythrobacter marensis harbors:
- a CDS encoding adenine phosphoribosyltransferase, translating to MTLADLKAIVRTVPDFPAPGVQFRDITTLIGHGAGFAAAVGHLAGRARSAGAQAIAGMEARGFIFGAAVAVQLGVGFVPVRKPGKLPAATIGVDYALEYGSDRLEVDPDAIAAGTSVVIVDDLIATGGTALAAAALLRKAGASVPIALFVIDLPDLGGAERLRADGIAVDALMQFEGD from the coding sequence ATGACGCTTGCGGATCTCAAGGCCATCGTCCGAACCGTGCCGGACTTCCCCGCGCCCGGCGTGCAGTTCCGCGATATAACCACTCTGATCGGCCATGGCGCCGGCTTTGCGGCGGCAGTCGGGCATCTGGCCGGCCGGGCGCGGAGCGCGGGAGCGCAAGCGATCGCAGGCATGGAGGCGCGGGGGTTCATTTTCGGCGCCGCGGTGGCGGTGCAACTGGGCGTCGGTTTCGTGCCGGTGCGCAAGCCGGGGAAGCTGCCGGCGGCAACGATCGGGGTCGACTATGCCCTCGAATACGGCAGCGACCGTCTGGAGGTCGATCCCGATGCGATCGCCGCCGGGACGAGCGTGGTCATCGTCGACGATCTGATCGCGACCGGCGGTACGGCGCTTGCGGCCGCGGCGCTCTTGCGCAAGGCCGGCGCCAGTGTGCCGATCGCGCTGTTCGTGATAGACCTGCCCGATCTGGGCGGGGCGGAGAGGTTGCGCGCCGACGGGATCGCGGTCGACGCGCTGATGCAGTTCGAGGGCGATTGA
- a CDS encoding cytochrome c1: protein MIRPIAILVGLGFSIVVLLAFVTGAYTWATEEAQHTAEHEFHLAPHGPEGGFQHDGPFGTWDMAQLQRGYQVYKEVCAACHSLKYVAFRDLAGLGYTEGQIKAEAASYQVPGINPDTGEETFRPGLPTDYFPSPYPNAVAAAAANNNAIPPDLSLMTKARHHGPEYVYSLLTGYGPIPDELKAEFPDFETPAGLHFNRYFPNLNLAMAPPITADGQVTYAEGNPEPTIRQMSADVAAFLTWTAEPKMVERRQTGWPVLGFLIFATILAFFAKKQVWSSVSPKREHG, encoded by the coding sequence ATGATCCGGCCTATCGCAATCCTCGTCGGTCTCGGCTTCAGCATCGTGGTGCTGCTGGCCTTCGTCACCGGCGCCTACACCTGGGCGACCGAAGAGGCCCAGCACACTGCCGAGCACGAATTCCATCTCGCGCCCCATGGGCCCGAGGGCGGCTTCCAGCACGACGGGCCCTTCGGCACCTGGGACATGGCGCAGCTCCAGCGCGGTTATCAGGTCTACAAGGAAGTCTGCGCCGCCTGCCACAGCCTCAAGTACGTCGCCTTCCGCGATCTTGCGGGGCTGGGTTACACCGAAGGCCAGATCAAGGCCGAGGCGGCCAGCTACCAGGTGCCGGGCATCAACCCGGACACCGGCGAAGAGACCTTTCGCCCGGGCCTGCCGACCGACTATTTCCCCTCGCCCTATCCCAATGCGGTTGCGGCTGCCGCGGCCAACAACAATGCGATTCCGCCCGATCTTTCGCTGATGACCAAGGCGCGTCATCACGGGCCGGAATACGTCTATTCGCTGTTGACCGGCTACGGACCGATCCCCGACGAGCTGAAGGCGGAATTCCCCGACTTCGAAACGCCGGCGGGCCTGCATTTCAACCGGTATTTCCCCAATCTCAACCTCGCGATGGCGCCGCCGATCACGGCGGATGGCCAGGTGACTTATGCCGAGGGGAATCCCGAGCCGACGATCCGGCAGATGAGCGCCGACGTGGCCGCGTTCCTCACCTGGACGGCAGAGCCCAAGATGGTGGAACGCCGCCAGACGGGGTGGCCGGTGCTCGGCTTCCTGATCTTCGCCACGATCCTGGCCTTCTTCGCCAAGAAGCAGGTCTGGTCCAGCGTTTCGCCGAAACGCGAACACGGCTGA
- a CDS encoding cytochrome b/b6, with translation MSFPWAKEYTPTNPVMKFFDEKLPLPRLVYNAVGAGYPVPRNLNYMWNFGVLAGFFLVLQIVTGIVLAMHYASDATVAFGKVEHIMRDVNWGWLMRYAHANGASFFFIVIYLHIFRGFYYSSYKAPREMVWLLGVVIFLLMMATAFMGYVLPWGQMSFWGAKVITGLFGAIPVVGEPLQVWLLGGYAPDDAALNRFFSLHFLLPFVIAGVVILHIWALHIPGSSNPTGVEVKSESDTVPFHPYYTAKDGFGLGVILVLFAIMVFFLPNALGHPDNYIEANPLSTPAHIVPEWYFWPFYAILRAFTMDFILPAKLWGVIAMFAAILLWFFLPWLDRSPVRSGHYRPLFRKFFWFGLIPAMAVLFYCGGAPAEEPYVMLSQIATAYYFLHFLVILPLVSSFEKPEPLPYSITEAVLGSDKKAVLGENTTPAT, from the coding sequence ATGAGCTTCCCCTGGGCGAAGGAATATACGCCGACCAACCCGGTCATGAAATTCTTCGACGAGAAACTGCCTCTGCCGCGGCTCGTCTACAACGCCGTCGGCGCCGGCTATCCGGTGCCGCGCAATCTCAACTACATGTGGAATTTCGGCGTTCTGGCCGGGTTCTTCCTCGTGCTGCAGATCGTCACCGGGATCGTGCTGGCGATGCACTATGCATCGGACGCGACCGTCGCCTTCGGCAAAGTCGAGCACATCATGCGCGACGTGAACTGGGGCTGGCTGATGCGCTATGCCCACGCCAACGGTGCGAGCTTCTTCTTCATCGTCATCTACCTGCATATCTTCCGCGGGTTCTACTACTCCTCGTACAAGGCGCCGCGCGAGATGGTGTGGCTGCTGGGCGTGGTCATCTTCCTGCTGATGATGGCGACCGCGTTCATGGGTTACGTGCTCCCCTGGGGCCAGATGAGCTTCTGGGGCGCGAAGGTCATCACCGGCCTGTTCGGCGCGATCCCCGTGGTCGGCGAGCCGCTGCAGGTCTGGCTGCTGGGCGGTTATGCGCCCGACGACGCGGCGCTCAACCGCTTCTTCTCGCTGCACTTCCTGCTGCCTTTCGTGATTGCGGGCGTCGTCATCCTGCACATCTGGGCGCTGCACATTCCCGGATCGTCGAACCCCACCGGGGTCGAGGTGAAGAGCGAGAGCGACACCGTGCCCTTCCACCCGTACTACACGGCGAAGGACGGTTTCGGGCTGGGCGTGATCCTGGTCCTGTTCGCGATCATGGTGTTCTTCCTGCCCAATGCCCTGGGCCACCCGGACAACTATATCGAGGCGAACCCGCTCTCGACCCCGGCGCATATCGTTCCCGAATGGTACTTCTGGCCGTTCTACGCGATCCTGCGCGCCTTCACGATGGACTTCATCCTGCCGGCGAAGCTGTGGGGCGTGATCGCGATGTTCGCCGCGATCCTGCTGTGGTTCTTCCTGCCCTGGCTCGACCGTTCGCCGGTGCGCAGCGGCCACTATCGCCCGCTGTTCCGCAAGTTCTTCTGGTTCGGGCTGATCCCGGCGATGGCGGTGCTGTTCTATTGCGGCGGCGCCCCGGCGGAAGAGCCCTACGTCATGCTGAGCCAGATCGCGACCGCGTACTACTTCCTGCACTTCCTCGTGATCCTGCCGCTCGTCTCCTCGTTCGAGAAGCCCGAGCCGCTGCCCTACTCGATCACCGAAGCCGTGCTGGGGTCGGACAAGAAGGCCGTGCTCGGCGAAAACACGACGCCCGCGACCTGA
- the petA gene encoding ubiquinol-cytochrome c reductase iron-sulfur subunit encodes MADTTGAATPEAVADPHDAGHGDGVHRRDFINIAAVSAAGFGGVAVLYPLISQMAPSADVLAESTTEVDVSAIEPGQSIKAVFRKQPLFVRRLTAKEIAAANAVDVSSLRDPQTLQERTKEGHEDVLVTMGVCTHLGCVPLGAAEGENKGEFGGYFCPCHGSHYDTAARIRKGPAPTNLEVPEYEFTSDTVIRVG; translated from the coding sequence ATGGCTGATACGACTGGCGCCGCGACACCCGAAGCCGTCGCCGATCCGCACGATGCGGGGCATGGCGATGGGGTGCACCGGCGCGATTTCATCAACATTGCGGCGGTCAGCGCCGCGGGTTTCGGCGGGGTTGCGGTTCTCTATCCGCTGATCAGCCAGATGGCGCCTTCGGCCGACGTCCTTGCCGAAAGCACGACCGAGGTCGACGTTTCGGCGATCGAGCCGGGCCAGTCGATCAAGGCGGTTTTCCGCAAGCAGCCGCTGTTCGTGCGCCGCCTTACGGCGAAGGAAATCGCGGCAGCCAACGCGGTCGACGTCAGTTCGCTGCGCGACCCGCAGACCCTGCAGGAACGGACCAAGGAAGGGCACGAGGACGTGCTCGTGACGATGGGCGTGTGCACCCATCTGGGCTGCGTGCCGCTGGGCGCGGCGGAAGGCGAGAACAAGGGTGAATTCGGCGGCTATTTCTGCCCCTGCCACGGCTCGCACTACGACACGGCCGCGCGCATCCGCAAAGGTCCGGCACCGACCAATCTCGAAGTGCCGGAATACGAGTTCACGTCCGACACCGTGATTCGCGTCGGCTGA
- the pgeF gene encoding peptidoglycan editing factor PgeF translates to MTRRGGVSGGAVAGLQCGFGADDDPAAVRRNRQLAAEAVLPGARLVGLHQVHSSDVVVVDDPWPEEERPRADALVTGRPGLLLGIVTADCAPVLLADRAAGVVGAAHAGWRGAQAGVLENTVEAMVALGADRSAIAAAIGPCIMQQSYEVDDGFRARFGSRESRFFVPGRPGHWQFDLPAYAAMRLRSAGVERVEALCRDTYAEPELFYSFRRATHRGEPNYGRLISLVGLSA, encoded by the coding sequence ATGACCCGGCGGGGCGGCGTTTCGGGCGGCGCGGTGGCCGGGCTGCAATGCGGTTTCGGCGCCGACGACGATCCGGCGGCGGTGCGGCGGAACCGGCAGCTGGCCGCCGAAGCGGTCCTGCCCGGGGCGCGGCTGGTCGGCTTGCACCAGGTCCACTCGTCCGATGTCGTGGTCGTGGACGATCCCTGGCCTGAAGAAGAGCGCCCCAGGGCCGATGCCCTGGTGACTGGCCGGCCGGGCCTTCTGCTCGGCATCGTCACCGCCGATTGCGCGCCGGTCCTGCTGGCCGATCGCGCGGCCGGGGTGGTGGGCGCCGCCCATGCCGGTTGGCGCGGCGCGCAGGCCGGCGTGCTGGAAAATACGGTCGAGGCGATGGTCGCGCTGGGGGCGGACCGCTCCGCAATCGCGGCGGCGATCGGGCCCTGCATCATGCAGCAAAGCTACGAAGTGGACGACGGGTTCCGCGCCCGTTTCGGTAGCCGCGAAAGCCGCTTTTTCGTACCGGGCCGGCCTGGCCACTGGCAGTTCGACCTGCCCGCCTATGCCGCCATGCGATTGCGCTCGGCGGGTGTGGAACGGGTCGAGGCTCTTTGCCGCGACACTTATGCGGAGCCGGAGCTTTTCTATTCGTTTCGCCGGGCCACACACCGGGGGGAGCCGAATTACGGGCGCCTGATCTCGCTGGTCGGGTTGTCCGCATAG
- the pepN gene encoding aminopeptidase N, whose product MDIRTDPTTPDDNPEMADAAPEPKEPPLIRREDYRPFPWLVPEIALDFDLGLEWTRVKARLTVARNARGDRADTIRLHGDGLEPLSVAIDGTPTDGWTMDEGDLILPLSGDAHEIAIETGVNPSANSQLMGLYASNGMLCTQCEAEGFRRIAFFPDRPDVLSTYRVRMEGPRAQFPVLLSNGNKVAEGEASDGRHWAEWHDPWPKPSYLFALVAGDLVARSDEFTTMSGRKVALNVWVREEDLPRTEHAMESLKRAMKWDEETFGREYDLDQFNIVAVGDFNMGAMENKGLNIFNTKYVLADPETATDGDYDAIEGIIGHEYFHNWSGNRVTCRDWFQLSLKEGFTVLRDQLFSQDLQGEAVKRIEDVRVLRSVQFPEDSGPLAHPIRPDSFREISNFYTATVYNKGAEVIRMMRTMAGPEAFRAGTDLYFDRHDGEAATCEDFIKAMEDGAGLDLGLFRRWYSQAGTPKVSAELEHRGETATLTLRQYVPPTPGQPAKQPMPIPLRLALFDRETGAHRGEELVVLEDEETTIAFAGFSTPPVLSINRGFSAPVSIERQVPRDDLVFLAAHDDDAFARAEAMQELVVGHLVAAAGEGLDAKGRGQGQDAIAQALAAVLDDDRLDDTMRGELMVLPGETYLAEQMLVADPGRIHREREGLKRWLAGELGDRLRALHARASAVPYSLDRGARGARKVKTLALSYLAAGDPDAASELAAQQYDAADNMTDRQGALMVLCGLDSAARTDRLIDFYRRYEGNALAIDKWFSLQAMSLHPAAIEHVKALREHADFTLRNPNRVRALYMAFAGNPHAFHAPSGEGYRLIADLILDLDPINAQTAARFVAPLGRWRRIEPKRAALMRAELERIAAAPGLSRDTREQVGRSLG is encoded by the coding sequence ATGGATATTCGAACAGACCCCACCACCCCGGACGACAATCCCGAAATGGCCGATGCGGCTCCCGAACCGAAGGAACCGCCGTTGATCCGGCGCGAGGATTACCGCCCTTTCCCCTGGCTGGTCCCGGAAATCGCGCTCGATTTCGATCTCGGCCTCGAGTGGACGCGGGTGAAGGCCAGGCTTACCGTGGCGCGCAATGCCCGCGGCGACCGGGCCGACACGATCCGTCTGCACGGCGACGGGCTGGAGCCGCTGTCGGTCGCGATCGACGGCACGCCGACCGATGGCTGGACGATGGACGAAGGCGACCTGATCCTGCCCCTTTCGGGCGACGCGCACGAAATCGCGATCGAGACCGGGGTCAATCCTTCGGCCAATTCGCAGCTGATGGGGCTCTATGCCTCCAACGGCATGCTGTGCACGCAGTGCGAGGCCGAAGGGTTTCGCCGCATTGCGTTCTTCCCCGACCGGCCCGACGTCCTCTCGACCTACAGGGTGCGGATGGAAGGGCCGCGGGCGCAGTTCCCCGTGCTGCTGTCCAACGGCAACAAAGTGGCCGAAGGCGAGGCGAGCGATGGCCGGCACTGGGCCGAATGGCACGATCCCTGGCCCAAGCCTAGCTATCTTTTCGCGCTCGTGGCAGGCGATCTCGTCGCCCGGTCGGATGAATTCACCACGATGAGCGGGCGCAAGGTCGCGCTGAACGTCTGGGTGCGCGAAGAGGACCTGCCGCGCACCGAACACGCGATGGAATCGCTCAAGCGAGCGATGAAATGGGACGAGGAGACGTTCGGGCGCGAATACGATCTCGATCAGTTCAACATCGTCGCCGTGGGCGATTTCAACATGGGTGCGATGGAGAACAAGGGCCTCAACATCTTCAACACGAAATATGTTCTGGCCGACCCGGAAACCGCGACCGATGGCGATTACGACGCGATCGAGGGGATCATCGGGCACGAATACTTCCACAACTGGTCGGGTAACCGGGTGACTTGCCGCGACTGGTTCCAGCTGTCGCTCAAGGAAGGTTTCACCGTTCTGCGCGACCAGCTTTTCAGCCAGGATCTTCAGGGCGAGGCGGTCAAGCGGATCGAGGACGTGCGCGTCCTTCGCTCGGTCCAGTTCCCCGAGGATTCGGGCCCGCTGGCCCATCCCATCCGGCCCGACAGCTTTCGCGAGATTTCGAACTTCTACACCGCGACCGTCTACAACAAAGGTGCCGAAGTCATCCGCATGATGCGCACGATGGCCGGCCCCGAGGCGTTCCGCGCGGGGACCGATCTCTACTTCGATCGCCACGACGGCGAAGCGGCGACGTGCGAGGATTTCATCAAGGCGATGGAAGACGGCGCCGGCCTGGACCTCGGCCTGTTCCGCCGCTGGTATTCGCAGGCGGGCACGCCCAAGGTCTCGGCCGAGCTTGAGCACCGGGGCGAGACCGCGACCCTGACCTTGCGCCAGTATGTGCCCCCGACGCCGGGCCAGCCGGCCAAGCAGCCGATGCCGATCCCGTTGCGCCTGGCGCTGTTCGATCGCGAGACCGGCGCCCATCGCGGAGAGGAACTGGTCGTTCTGGAAGACGAAGAGACGACGATCGCCTTCGCCGGCTTCTCCACCCCGCCCGTGCTTTCGATCAACAGGGGCTTCTCGGCCCCGGTTTCGATCGAACGCCAGGTGCCGCGCGACGACCTGGTGTTCCTCGCCGCCCATGATGACGACGCCTTCGCCCGGGCGGAGGCGATGCAGGAACTCGTCGTCGGCCACCTGGTCGCCGCAGCGGGCGAAGGGCTCGACGCGAAGGGCCGCGGGCAGGGGCAGGATGCCATTGCGCAGGCCCTCGCCGCCGTGCTCGACGACGATCGGCTGGACGATACGATGCGCGGCGAACTCATGGTCCTGCCGGGCGAGACCTACCTCGCCGAACAGATGCTGGTCGCCGATCCCGGCCGCATCCATCGCGAGCGCGAAGGGTTGAAGCGCTGGCTGGCCGGCGAACTCGGCGACCGTCTGCGCGCCCTGCACGCCAGGGCAAGCGCGGTCCCCTACAGCCTCGACCGGGGCGCGCGGGGTGCGCGCAAGGTCAAGACGCTCGCGCTGTCATACCTTGCCGCCGGCGATCCCGATGCGGCGTCGGAGCTGGCGGCGCAACAATACGATGCGGCCGACAACATGACCGACCGCCAGGGCGCGCTGATGGTGCTGTGCGGGCTCGACAGCGCGGCGCGAACCGACCGGCTGATCGATTTCTATCGCCGTTACGAGGGCAATGCGCTGGCGATCGACAAGTGGTTCAGCCTCCAGGCCATGTCGCTCCATCCGGCAGCGATCGAACACGTCAAGGCCTTGCGCGAGCACGCAGATTTCACCCTGCGCAACCCCAATCGCGTGCGTGCGCTCTACATGGCCTTTGCCGGCAATCCCCACGCCTTCCACGCGCCGAGCGGCGAAGGCTATCGCCTGATCGCGGATCTGATCCTCGATCTCGATCCGATCAACGCGCAGACCGCGGCGCGCTTCGTCGCACCACTCGGCCGCTGGCGCCGGATCGAGCCGAAGCGTGCGGCGCTGATGCGCGCGGAGCTGGAACGGATTGCCGCTGCGCCCGGTCTTTCGCGGGACACGCGCGAGCAGGTGGGGCGCTCGCTTGGTTGA
- a CDS encoding SDR family NAD(P)-dependent oxidoreductase — protein sequence MRTMFIFGMGYAASRVARTLSARGWAVTGTGRHGDIAFDDAEAVHAALARADHVLSSVPPDRASGEDPVLTRYGQQLGADGGRWTGYLSSTGVYGDTGGAWVDESAPVGTGRRAARAAADALWLERGARVFRLPGIYGPGRSALDRVREGKAHRIDLGPGAPDQVFSRVHVDDIVSGVLAALEAPAGAYNLADDLPASQNAVVEEACRLLGRDPPPLLTPDEAGLSVMARGFYAENRRIANGKARRVLGWRPRYPTFREGLAALI from the coding sequence ATGCGCACAATGTTCATCTTCGGCATGGGCTACGCCGCCAGCCGCGTCGCCCGCACGCTGTCCGCGCGGGGCTGGGCTGTTACCGGGACCGGGCGGCACGGCGATATCGCCTTCGACGACGCGGAGGCCGTGCACGCCGCGCTCGCGCGGGCCGACCACGTGCTGTCGTCGGTCCCGCCCGACCGCGCGAGCGGCGAGGACCCGGTTCTGACGCGATACGGCCAGCAGCTTGGAGCGGACGGCGGCCGGTGGACCGGATACTTGTCGTCCACCGGGGTCTATGGCGACACGGGCGGGGCCTGGGTCGATGAAAGCGCGCCGGTCGGCACCGGGCGGCGAGCGGCCCGCGCGGCCGCCGATGCGCTATGGCTGGAACGGGGTGCGCGCGTTTTCCGCCTGCCCGGAATCTACGGCCCCGGGCGCAGCGCGCTCGACCGTGTTCGCGAGGGCAAGGCGCACCGGATCGACCTCGGCCCCGGCGCGCCGGACCAGGTGTTCAGCCGCGTGCATGTGGACGATATCGTGTCCGGCGTGCTCGCCGCGCTGGAGGCGCCGGCAGGGGCATACAATCTCGCCGACGACCTGCCCGCGAGCCAGAACGCCGTGGTGGAGGAAGCCTGCCGCCTGCTCGGCCGCGACCCGCCGCCCCTGCTGACCCCGGACGAGGCCGGCCTGTCGGTGATGGCGCGCGGCTTCTACGCCGAAAACCGCCGGATCGCCAATGGCAAGGCGCGGCGCGTGCTCGGCTGGCGGCCGCGCTATCCGACCTTCCGCGAAGGGCTGGCGGCGCTGATCTGA
- a CDS encoding DMT family transporter — MSNPANGAPPHALLRLRIALPFLIVALIWGSTWYVITGQIHDVPPSWSVAYRFAIATPAMFVVALAMRRSLVVGRAGHLLALAVGLTQFCGNFNFVYRAELHLTSGVVAVMFGMLMVPNALFGRWLLGQQVTPRFLAGSAVAIAGIALLLLHEARLSPLGGSVLLGVALAVGGILSASIANVIQANETGRALPMASLLAWSMLYGTGFDVAIAWILAGPPVIPAAPAFWAGTVWLAIAGSVVTFPLYYTIVRQIGAGRAAYNGVLVIVVAMLISTLVEGYAWSPLAVAGAVLGLGGMIIALRARHV; from the coding sequence GTGAGCAACCCTGCAAACGGCGCGCCGCCGCACGCGCTCCTGCGCCTGCGGATCGCGCTGCCGTTCCTGATCGTGGCCCTGATCTGGGGCTCGACCTGGTATGTCATCACAGGCCAGATTCACGACGTTCCGCCGAGCTGGTCGGTCGCCTATCGCTTCGCTATCGCCACCCCGGCGATGTTCGTCGTGGCGCTGGCGATGCGGCGCTCGCTGGTCGTCGGCCGGGCGGGGCACCTGCTTGCGCTGGCCGTGGGGCTGACCCAGTTCTGCGGCAATTTCAATTTCGTCTATCGGGCGGAGCTGCACCTGACGTCCGGCGTCGTCGCGGTCATGTTCGGCATGCTGATGGTGCCCAACGCGCTCTTCGGCCGCTGGCTGCTCGGCCAGCAGGTGACTCCGCGCTTCCTCGCCGGCAGCGCGGTCGCGATCGCCGGGATCGCGCTGCTGCTGCTGCACGAGGCGCGTCTCTCGCCGCTGGGCGGCAGCGTCCTGCTGGGCGTGGCGCTGGCCGTGGGCGGTATCCTGTCCGCCTCGATCGCCAACGTCATCCAGGCCAACGAGACGGGCCGCGCGCTGCCGATGGCGAGCCTTCTGGCCTGGTCGATGCTCTACGGCACCGGGTTCGACGTCGCGATCGCATGGATCCTGGCCGGCCCGCCCGTGATCCCCGCCGCGCCGGCGTTCTGGGCGGGGACGGTCTGGCTTGCCATTGCCGGTTCCGTCGTGACCTTTCCGCTCTACTACACCATCGTCCGGCAGATCGGCGCGGGCAGGGCGGCCTATAACGGGGTTCTGGTGATCGTGGTCGCCATGCTGATCTCGACCCTGGTGGAAGGATACGCCTGGTCGCCGCTCGCCGTGGCAGGGGCCGTGCTGGGCCTGGGGGGAATGATCATCGCCCTGCGCGCCCGCCACGTCTGA
- a CDS encoding threonine aldolase family protein gives MQFLSDNAAAVHPRVWDAMRAADAADAPYDGDRLSHRLDDAFGELFGRECAAIWVATGTAANCLALATLVQPHGGVVCHSEAHIEMDEGGAPGFYLHGAKLILAGGEGAKLDPGTIRTAIDPIRDDVHQVQPHAISVTQASEYGLCYRPDELAAIAGLARERGLGLHVDGARFANAVAFLGCSAAAAAGPADALSFGCIKNGAMSAEAVVFFDPAAADLARYRRKRAGHLQSKGRFLAAQVLAMIEDGLWLDNARAANTAAREIAAACGDRLMHPVEANELFVRLTEQERTVLRAQGFGFYDWGRDAARFVTAWNSDPNAVSALARAISGL, from the coding sequence ATGCAGTTCCTGTCCGACAATGCCGCCGCCGTCCACCCGCGCGTGTGGGACGCGATGCGCGCCGCCGATGCGGCCGACGCCCCTTACGACGGCGACCGGCTGTCGCATCGGCTGGACGATGCCTTCGGCGAACTGTTCGGGCGCGAGTGTGCGGCGATCTGGGTTGCGACCGGGACCGCGGCGAACTGCCTTGCGCTTGCAACGCTGGTGCAGCCGCACGGGGGCGTCGTGTGCCACAGCGAAGCCCATATCGAGATGGACGAGGGCGGCGCGCCGGGGTTCTACCTCCACGGAGCCAAGCTGATCCTTGCCGGCGGGGAGGGGGCGAAGCTCGATCCCGGCACCATTCGCACGGCGATCGATCCGATCCGCGACGATGTCCACCAGGTGCAGCCCCATGCGATCTCGGTCACTCAGGCAAGCGAATACGGCCTTTGCTACCGCCCTGACGAACTGGCTGCGATCGCCGGCCTGGCGCGCGAACGCGGGCTGGGCCTGCATGTCGACGGTGCGCGCTTTGCCAATGCGGTTGCCTTCCTCGGCTGTTCGGCGGCGGCGGCGGCGGGGCCGGCCGACGCCTTGAGCTTCGGCTGTATCAAGAACGGCGCGATGAGCGCGGAAGCCGTGGTCTTCTTCGATCCCGCCGCCGCCGACCTCGCCCGCTATCGCCGCAAGAGGGCGGGACATCTGCAATCGAAGGGCCGTTTCCTTGCCGCGCAAGTCCTGGCGATGATCGAGGACGGTCTGTGGCTGGACAACGCGCGCGCGGCCAATACCGCCGCCCGCGAAATCGCCGCCGCGTGCGGCGACCGGCTGATGCACCCGGTGGAGGCGAACGAGCTGTTCGTCCGCCTGACGGAGCAGGAGCGGACCGTGCTGCGCGCGCAGGGTTTCGGATTCTATGACTGGGGGCGGGATGCCGCCCGGTTCGTGACGGCGTGGAACAGCGACCCGAATGCCGTCTCCGCGCTCGCCCGCGCGATTTCCGGCCTGTGA
- a CDS encoding GNAT family N-acetyltransferase, producing the protein MTVEGLEITRHPGPGAEPVHGEYRARVPGSDHVGRLTWKARGNARIADHTLVPPEIGGRGVAAELVKALVADAREEGFTIVPQCSYVEAQFRRHPEWSELLAPTPS; encoded by the coding sequence ATGACTGTCGAAGGCCTCGAAATCACGCGCCACCCCGGGCCGGGCGCGGAACCGGTCCATGGCGAATACCGCGCCCGCGTGCCCGGCAGCGACCATGTCGGGCGCCTGACCTGGAAAGCGCGCGGGAATGCGCGGATCGCCGATCACACGCTTGTGCCCCCCGAAATCGGGGGACGCGGCGTCGCTGCCGAACTGGTCAAGGCGCTGGTCGCGGACGCGCGGGAGGAAGGATTCACGATCGTTCCGCAATGTTCCTATGTCGAGGCGCAGTTTCGCCGGCATCCCGAGTGGAGCGAGCTTCTCGCGCCAACGCCGTCCTGA